The Acidobacteriota bacterium genome has a segment encoding these proteins:
- a CDS encoding 6-bladed beta-propeller has protein sequence MRHRLAIFAAVVLVAGAGCADRETAAGAWKGRIDHEDGVTIVRNPMEPVHPGPALALTEDWTIGGAGASDESILVIPRSLAVDENGNVFVLDNREPFVKVFDAEGRYLRSFGRQGQGPGELDFAGNICLPPESDKVAVFGGHYLHWFDLAGGHLDSARIPSWAVTWSATADSQDRFTLSEMSPLDRMERLVRIESQTGARTEIFSRPAPRDPNPFSSRLRWAQAGRNFLIVGDPREYELLVLDAEGSLVRRILRDHKPVPVSREDIDEFESRRTPPGISHAGNVYSKNHAAFRSLIVDDLGQIFVQTWEQTSDRKEDIHDIFDAEGRFIGRAPLPRHADLINPKTRILKKGKLYAIEPDDEGYDVVKQYSVTWLIE, from the coding sequence ATGAGACATCGCCTGGCAATTTTTGCGGCCGTTGTGCTGGTTGCGGGGGCCGGATGCGCGGACCGGGAAACCGCCGCCGGCGCATGGAAGGGTCGGATCGATCATGAAGACGGAGTTACGATCGTCCGGAATCCCATGGAACCGGTTCATCCCGGGCCCGCGCTCGCTCTCACGGAGGATTGGACGATCGGCGGAGCGGGCGCTTCGGACGAATCGATTCTGGTGATTCCTCGGTCCCTGGCGGTCGATGAGAACGGAAACGTGTTCGTTCTTGATAACCGCGAACCTTTTGTCAAGGTCTTCGATGCCGAAGGCCGGTATCTGCGATCATTCGGCCGCCAAGGCCAGGGCCCCGGAGAGCTCGATTTCGCCGGAAACATTTGTCTTCCACCCGAAAGCGACAAGGTGGCGGTTTTTGGAGGACACTATCTGCACTGGTTCGACTTGGCGGGAGGACACCTCGATTCGGCGAGAATTCCATCCTGGGCAGTAACGTGGTCCGCCACAGCTGATTCACAAGACCGGTTCACCCTGTCGGAAATGTCCCCTCTGGACCGCATGGAGCGGTTGGTTCGCATCGAATCTCAGACCGGAGCGAGAACCGAGATCTTCTCCCGGCCGGCCCCCCGCGATCCCAATCCCTTCAGTTCCCGGCTGAGATGGGCACAGGCCGGCCGGAACTTTCTGATCGTCGGAGACCCGAGGGAATATGAACTCCTGGTCCTCGATGCCGAAGGCTCTCTCGTCCGCAGAATTCTTCGTGATCATAAGCCTGTTCCTGTGAGCCGGGAAGACATCGACGAATTCGAGTCCCGGCGCACGCCGCCCGGCATCAGCCACGCCGGAAATGTCTATTCGAAAAATCATGCGGCCTTCCGGAGCCTCATTGTCGACGATCTCGGACAGATTTTCGTTCAGACATGGGAGCAGACGTCCGATCGCAAAGAGGATATTCATGACATTTTCGACGCCGAAGGCCGTTTCATCGGCCGTGCACCGCTGCCCCGGCATGCGGATCTGATCAATCCCAAGACCCGAATCCTCAAAAAGGGAAAGCTTTACGCGATCGAACCCGACGATGAGGGATACGATGTCGTCAAACAATACTCCGTAACTTGGCTGATTGAATAA
- the fbp gene encoding fructose-1,6-bisphosphate aldolase/phosphatase, with the protein MRITLSILKADIGSIGGHIMPSKVVMESVRDHVRENGKDILIDSFIGSTGDDIAILCTHKGGPVNADVHRLAWDAFKTGTEAAKGQGLYGAGQDLLKDAFSGNIKGMGPAVAEMEFDERPNEPFVMFAADKTDPGAYNLPLYLGFADPMYCAGLILSPKMSQGYTFRIIDVGYTEKDKVIDLNTPEDLYNIAALLRDNERYVVEGIYSRATGNQAAAVSTTRLHNIAGKYTGKDDPVALVRVQGEFPATGEVLAPFSIGHYVAGFMRGSHIGPLMPCKLNATVSYFDGPPVVTGAAFCVHNGKLTEPADVFDHPYWDAVRLQVSAKADAIRRQGFSGAAMLPYSELEYGGVVEKLAELEKRFTLRD; encoded by the coding sequence ATGCGTATCACTCTTTCCATTCTCAAGGCCGATATCGGCAGTATCGGAGGGCATATCATGCCGAGCAAGGTCGTGATGGAATCCGTCCGGGACCATGTTCGGGAAAACGGAAAGGACATCCTGATCGATTCATTCATCGGGTCGACCGGCGACGATATCGCTATCCTCTGCACCCACAAAGGCGGCCCGGTCAACGCCGACGTGCACCGCCTGGCTTGGGACGCTTTCAAGACCGGAACGGAAGCTGCCAAAGGACAGGGCCTCTACGGCGCGGGGCAGGATCTTCTCAAGGACGCCTTCAGCGGCAACATCAAGGGCATGGGCCCTGCAGTGGCCGAAATGGAATTTGACGAGCGGCCCAACGAGCCCTTCGTCATGTTTGCGGCCGACAAGACCGACCCCGGGGCTTACAATCTTCCTCTCTATCTCGGTTTCGCCGACCCGATGTACTGCGCCGGGCTCATTCTCAGCCCCAAAATGAGCCAAGGTTATACCTTCCGGATCATCGACGTCGGTTACACGGAAAAGGACAAGGTCATCGACCTGAACACACCGGAAGATCTCTACAATATCGCCGCCCTTCTCCGCGACAACGAGCGCTACGTCGTCGAAGGGATCTATTCCCGGGCCACGGGCAACCAGGCGGCGGCCGTGTCGACGACGCGCCTCCACAACATCGCCGGAAAATACACGGGCAAGGACGATCCCGTCGCCCTGGTCCGCGTCCAGGGCGAATTCCCGGCGACGGGCGAGGTCCTGGCGCCCTTCTCCATCGGGCACTACGTGGCCGGTTTCATGCGCGGAAGCCACATCGGCCCTCTCATGCCCTGCAAGCTCAATGCCACGGTCTCCTACTTCGACGGCCCTCCGGTCGTCACCGGCGCCGCTTTTTGTGTCCACAACGGAAAACTGACCGAACCGGCCGACGTCTTCGACCACCCCTACTGGGACGCCGTCCGGCTTCAGGTCTCGGCCAAAGCCGATGCCATTCGCAGACAGGGATTCTCGGGGGCGGCCATGCTGCCCTACAGCGAACTCGAATACGGCGGCGTCGTCGAAAAACTGGCCGAGCTCGAAAAACGCTTCACGCTGCGGGATTGA
- a CDS encoding peptidoglycan DD-metalloendopeptidase family protein — MTEIKKKTLRIRIRRPKTAFRRIFRFLPVLILLAAAVLSGAFLIRSTKHPAALPDSWPPIPAEEAAAPLREHRETIGRGRTLAAILQDQGFSAADVHRIREASRPAYDLSRIRTGHEFRLFFSEDDWDCLEYDIDGKTYLVVSKAADDISAEIREFPFEDHLAVVWGEIRDSLILAVNRAGESDILALSLAEDIFGWDIDFHTDIQPGDAFRILFEKRFLEGDFAGYRNILAAEFTNRGKTFRAFRFTDPETGKADYYDADGNSLKREFLRTPIKFARITSRFSHSRLHPIRKVYRPHYGVDYAAPVGTTVQATGDGTVVFAGWSGAAGRMIRIRHKNGYETSYLHLRGYAKGIRQGVRVQAGQTIGYVGSSGESTGPHLDYRISQYGRFINPLSSRFEPAAPLREELRAAFREEAARFLYALNIPAPAIFSAGSVSSF, encoded by the coding sequence ATGACGGAGATCAAAAAGAAGACCCTTCGCATCCGGATTCGAAGACCAAAGACGGCATTCCGAAGAATTTTTCGTTTCCTTCCGGTTCTCATTCTCCTCGCCGCGGCCGTCCTGTCCGGAGCATTCCTGATACGAAGCACCAAGCATCCCGCCGCTCTTCCGGATTCATGGCCGCCGATTCCCGCGGAAGAGGCCGCCGCGCCGCTTCGGGAACACAGGGAAACGATCGGCCGCGGCCGAACCCTGGCCGCCATCCTTCAGGATCAGGGATTCTCAGCCGCCGACGTCCATCGCATCCGGGAAGCCTCGCGTCCGGCTTATGATCTTTCCAGAATCCGGACGGGACACGAATTCCGTCTTTTCTTTTCCGAAGATGACTGGGACTGTCTGGAATATGATATCGACGGGAAAACGTATCTTGTGGTCTCAAAAGCCGCCGATGACATCTCGGCCGAAATCCGGGAATTTCCCTTCGAAGACCATTTGGCCGTCGTCTGGGGGGAAATCCGGGACAGCCTCATCCTCGCCGTCAACCGGGCCGGCGAAAGCGACATCCTCGCCCTCAGTCTGGCCGAAGATATCTTCGGCTGGGACATCGATTTTCACACGGATATCCAACCCGGCGACGCCTTCCGGATTCTGTTTGAGAAGAGATTCCTCGAAGGCGATTTCGCCGGATACAGGAATATTCTGGCCGCCGAGTTCACCAACCGGGGAAAAACCTTCCGCGCCTTCCGCTTCACCGATCCGGAGACGGGGAAGGCGGATTATTACGATGCGGACGGCAATTCCCTGAAGCGTGAATTTCTTCGCACCCCCATCAAGTTCGCCCGCATCACATCACGCTTCAGTCACAGCCGTCTGCACCCGATCCGCAAGGTCTATCGGCCACATTACGGTGTCGATTATGCGGCGCCTGTCGGGACAACGGTCCAGGCCACAGGCGATGGAACCGTGGTCTTTGCCGGATGGAGCGGAGCTGCGGGCCGCATGATCCGGATCCGCCACAAGAACGGGTACGAGACAAGCTACCTTCATCTCCGGGGATATGCGAAAGGCATCCGGCAGGGAGTTCGTGTCCAGGCCGGGCAGACGATCGGCTATGTCGGATCGTCGGGCGAGTCGACGGGACCTCACCTGGATTATCGGATTTCCCAATACGGCCGCTTCATCAATCCCCTGAGCAGCCGTTTCGAACCGGCCGCCCCCCTGAGAGAGGAACTCCGCGCGGCGTTCCGGGAGGAAGCCGCGCGGTTCCTCTATGCCCTCAACATTCCGGCACCCGCGATCTTCAGCGCCGGGAGCGTCAGTTCGTTTTGA
- the pssA gene encoding CDP-diacylglycerol--serine O-phosphatidyltransferase, translated as MKVRKAYGEIFLLPSLFTLSNLFCGFLSILMTFHGRYRLAAFLIIIAAIFDAMDGIVARMTDAGSDFGIQLDSLSDTVSFGAAASFLLYFWGLKNLQTLGLVVSFLFLAAAVIRLARYNIRTKAQPDRRTYQGLTVPSASLFLASVVIFLPASLSSLWEALPMAGLTLFLALCMVSAIPYKNYLNINFRRKISARTVLFMAVILGGLVFYHKIFLLVFFGMNALSGPFQALIRMLKKKQKSEDPVAVKPVE; from the coding sequence ATGAAAGTCAGGAAAGCCTACGGAGAGATTTTTCTTCTCCCCAGCCTCTTTACGCTCTCCAACCTGTTTTGCGGGTTTCTGAGCATCCTGATGACCTTTCACGGCCGGTACCGCTTGGCGGCCTTTTTGATCATCATCGCCGCGATCTTCGATGCCATGGACGGCATCGTCGCCCGAATGACGGACGCCGGATCCGACTTCGGCATCCAGCTCGACTCCCTCTCCGACACCGTGTCTTTCGGTGCGGCCGCCTCGTTTCTTCTCTACTTCTGGGGCCTGAAAAACCTTCAAACTCTGGGACTCGTTGTGAGTTTTCTTTTTCTGGCCGCCGCCGTCATCCGCCTCGCCCGCTACAACATCCGGACGAAGGCCCAGCCGGACCGGAGGACTTACCAGGGTTTGACCGTTCCCTCCGCATCTCTTTTCCTGGCGTCGGTCGTGATTTTTTTGCCGGCCAGCCTTTCGAGCCTCTGGGAAGCCCTGCCCATGGCCGGATTGACTCTCTTCCTGGCGCTCTGCATGGTCAGCGCCATCCCCTATAAAAACTACCTCAACATCAATTTCCGGCGGAAAATCAGCGCACGGACCGTTCTTTTCATGGCCGTCATCCTGGGCGGTTTGGTTTTTTATCACAAGATCTTTTTGCTCGTCTTTTTCGGAATGAATGCTCTTTCCGGACCGTTTCAGGCCTTAATCAGAATGCTGAAAAAAAAACAAAAGTCTGAGGATCCGGTCGCCGTCAAGCCCGTCGAATAA
- a CDS encoding phosphatidylserine decarboxylase, whose product MIIAKEGWTFILPAILLVVLMGVIGWRVPAVVFLLLGLALLFFFRDPVRTSPPGDHLIVAPADGKVVKIEDEVSPGDERPPIKRISIFLSLLDVHVTRSPVAGRVEHVDYHPGKFLPAYRDEAAVSNESNTIVLKGPAGDLLIRQIVGVAARRIKCFVRAGDTVTKGQRIGLMYFGSRVELHLPPEADIRVTEGQKVKAGISVIAEISQ is encoded by the coding sequence ATGATCATCGCCAAAGAAGGTTGGACCTTCATTTTGCCGGCTATTCTTCTCGTCGTCCTGATGGGAGTGATCGGCTGGAGGGTCCCGGCCGTTGTTTTTCTCCTGCTCGGACTGGCTCTGCTCTTTTTCTTCCGTGACCCGGTCCGGACATCCCCCCCCGGCGATCACTTGATCGTCGCACCCGCCGACGGGAAAGTCGTCAAGATCGAGGATGAGGTCTCGCCCGGAGATGAACGTCCGCCCATCAAGCGCATCAGCATTTTTCTCTCTCTCCTGGATGTCCACGTCACGCGCTCGCCCGTCGCCGGCAGGGTGGAACATGTCGATTACCATCCCGGCAAGTTTCTGCCCGCCTACCGGGACGAAGCCGCGGTGAGCAACGAATCCAACACCATCGTTCTCAAAGGGCCCGCGGGAGATCTTCTGATCCGCCAGATCGTCGGCGTCGCGGCCCGCCGCATCAAGTGTTTCGTCCGCGCCGGCGACACCGTCACCAAGGGCCAGCGCATCGGTTTGATGTACTTCGGTTCCCGCGTGGAACTCCATCTGCCCCCCGAAGCGGACATCCGGGTCACCGAAGGACAAAAGGTCAAGGCCGGCATCAGCGTGATTGCGGAGATTTCCCAATGA
- a CDS encoding peptidylprolyl isomerase: protein MTFTQTTQANPKVVLSTTLGEIVIELQADKAPGTVKNFLAYVDETFYDGTIFHRVIPGFMIQAGGHTADMSEKPGRDPIRNEAANGLKNSRGTLAMARTAEDVHSATSQFFINLADNHSLNHKNRPLEGYGYCVFGTVVSGMDVVDAIAAVKTGTRRGHQDVPREPIVITSARRAD, encoded by the coding sequence ATGACATTCACCCAAACCACCCAAGCCAATCCCAAGGTCGTTCTATCCACAACCCTGGGCGAAATCGTGATCGAACTCCAAGCCGACAAGGCGCCCGGAACGGTCAAGAACTTTCTGGCCTATGTCGACGAGACGTTTTACGACGGAACGATTTTTCACCGGGTGATCCCCGGTTTCATGATCCAGGCCGGCGGCCACACCGCGGACATGTCCGAGAAGCCGGGCCGGGATCCGATCCGAAATGAGGCCGCCAACGGACTGAAGAACAGCCGGGGGACTCTGGCCATGGCCCGGACGGCGGAAGATGTCCATAGCGCGACATCACAATTTTTCATCAATCTCGCGGACAATCATTCGCTGAATCACAAAAACCGCCCCCTTGAAGGCTACGGTTACTGTGTCTTCGGCACGGTCGTCTCCGGAATGGATGTCGTCGACGCCATCGCCGCCGTAAAGACCGGAACCCGGCGGGGCCACCAGGACGTTCCCCGGGAGCCCATCGTCATCACCTCGGCGCGGCGGGCCGACTGA
- a CDS encoding TolC family protein, translating into MTGKRKIILSAVAAAAVLIVSDGHAEKSAWTLKRCVEEALARNPLILSSIDQHEAALARVNQAGALPQPGLDFDFDLQPKLFDFRGSGESYYGVSQLIEFPGKRRLRRTIAVREAQEVRADIDLLKLDVALQVKEAFYGLLLASENLRLARQNLELTRDFLEKTEWKHAEGAVARVDVLRARVEDLKAANDVKTAENEVRLARAALNVILSRDRNAPLDIQEGHRPNGTDLPPLEAFLDRAMSLRPEIFRLRLAMDRESMKKTQGYMEYLPDFEIGLSRHRITGEKTTWDFTLSLPIPLFFWQPRRGEIAEAEALVRSLQKEMGYTEMIVGLELEEAYSRAATAVDQIRLFEEDILAEAEEAYHMFLFSYQEGEIGGMELIDARRTLIDVRQSYAEALHNYGLTLSLLERAAGLLTDSIGDNND; encoded by the coding sequence ATGACCGGGAAAAGAAAAATCATTCTGTCGGCCGTCGCTGCCGCAGCCGTCCTGATCGTGTCGGACGGACATGCGGAAAAATCCGCCTGGACGCTGAAACGCTGTGTCGAAGAAGCGCTCGCCCGGAATCCTCTCATTCTTTCTTCAATCGATCAGCACGAGGCCGCACTGGCCCGAGTCAATCAGGCGGGCGCGCTTCCACAGCCCGGCCTGGATTTCGATTTTGATCTTCAGCCGAAGCTTTTCGATTTTCGGGGTTCGGGTGAATCCTATTACGGCGTCAGCCAGCTTATCGAATTTCCGGGAAAAAGACGTCTCCGAAGGACGATCGCCGTCCGGGAAGCCCAGGAAGTCCGGGCCGATATCGATCTGTTGAAGCTCGACGTGGCTCTCCAGGTCAAAGAGGCTTTTTACGGGCTTCTTCTGGCCTCGGAAAACCTGCGGCTGGCCCGGCAGAATCTTGAGCTCACCCGGGATTTTTTGGAAAAAACCGAATGGAAGCATGCGGAAGGCGCTGTGGCGCGTGTCGATGTTTTAAGAGCCCGGGTCGAGGATCTCAAAGCGGCGAATGACGTCAAAACGGCCGAAAACGAAGTCCGTCTGGCCCGGGCCGCCCTGAACGTCATTCTGTCCCGGGACCGGAATGCCCCTTTGGACATTCAGGAGGGACATCGTCCGAACGGGACGGATCTTCCGCCTCTGGAGGCCTTCCTGGATCGGGCCATGTCTTTGCGTCCCGAGATCTTCAGGCTCCGGCTGGCCATGGATAGGGAGTCCATGAAAAAAACCCAGGGTTATATGGAGTATCTTCCGGATTTTGAAATAGGCCTTTCCCGGCACAGAATCACGGGCGAGAAGACGACCTGGGACTTTACGCTGTCGCTGCCCATTCCCCTGTTTTTCTGGCAGCCCCGCCGGGGGGAAATTGCCGAGGCCGAGGCTCTGGTCCGTTCGCTGCAAAAAGAAATGGGCTATACGGAAATGATCGTCGGTCTTGAGTTGGAAGAGGCCTACTCCCGGGCCGCGACGGCCGTCGATCAGATCCGGCTTTTCGAGGAGGATATTCTGGCCGAGGCGGAGGAGGCCTATCACATGTTTCTTTTCAGCTATCAGGAGGGGGAGATCGGCGGCATGGAGCTTATCGACGCCCGCCGCACCCTGATCGATGTGAGACAATCCTATGCCGAGGCGCTGCACAATTACGGCCTGACGCTGTCTCTCCTAGAGAGAGCCGCAGGACTGCTGACGGATTCGATCGGAGACAACAATGACTAG
- a CDS encoding efflux RND transporter periplasmic adaptor subunit, which yields MTRKTLVILGMAVFWMIAAGGCARSPESGPEVADLSQMDPDSPGRSDRLPPGRGERGRAPGRRFGPAWAFSDRVILTEEEKEFLELTTAPAVLRPMRDTLEAMGKVLAHPMGKAIVSYAFPARISDIHVRVGDWVLAGRPLVSLQSEEVGTAKSAFYKAAADFELAQSNHEREKRLFDRGVGAQKNLMVAEAELKSARAELNGAEKKLHVLGFTEEQVRVIAETHQISPSITLHAPLEGRVAISNAVLGAMVDQATEILVLIDPGVLGVDAEIFEKDIARVRQGQIVRVSVPAYPGEVFEGNLCHVGDIMNEETRTITIRTEVANPEHKLKPGMFASVRIQLNGDGQVLAVPAEAVLEEGDARVVFVKREGEFAPRVIRTGIKEDGFLEVLDGLEPGDVVVTRGHFQLKSKLLDDVLMSSGHTH from the coding sequence ATGACTAGAAAAACCCTTGTGATATTGGGAATGGCCGTTTTTTGGATGATCGCGGCCGGCGGATGTGCGCGCTCACCCGAATCCGGCCCGGAGGTTGCGGATCTGTCCCAAATGGATCCGGATTCTCCCGGACGCTCGGATCGTCTCCCACCCGGTCGAGGGGAGAGGGGCCGGGCTCCGGGCCGGAGGTTCGGCCCGGCCTGGGCGTTTTCCGATCGCGTCATCCTGACGGAAGAGGAAAAGGAATTCCTGGAATTGACGACCGCTCCGGCCGTCCTCCGGCCCATGCGGGACACATTGGAAGCCATGGGCAAAGTCCTGGCTCATCCCATGGGCAAGGCGATTGTCAGCTATGCCTTCCCGGCCCGGATCTCGGACATCCATGTCCGGGTCGGCGATTGGGTCCTGGCCGGACGTCCCCTGGTCTCCCTCCAGAGCGAAGAAGTCGGAACGGCGAAGTCGGCGTTTTACAAGGCCGCGGCCGATTTCGAACTCGCGCAGAGCAACCATGAGCGAGAAAAGAGGCTCTTCGATCGGGGCGTCGGGGCCCAGAAGAACCTGATGGTCGCCGAGGCGGAACTGAAGAGCGCCCGGGCCGAGCTCAATGGCGCCGAAAAGAAGCTGCATGTCCTGGGCTTCACGGAGGAACAGGTCCGAGTCATTGCGGAAACCCATCAGATAAGCCCTTCGATCACACTTCACGCGCCTCTGGAGGGTCGTGTGGCGATCAGCAACGCGGTCCTCGGAGCCATGGTCGATCAGGCGACGGAGATCCTTGTTCTGATCGACCCCGGCGTTCTCGGTGTGGATGCCGAGATCTTCGAGAAAGACATCGCCCGCGTTCGGCAGGGACAGATCGTCCGCGTCTCGGTTCCCGCCTACCCGGGCGAAGTTTTCGAGGGCAATCTCTGCCATGTCGGAGACATCATGAACGAAGAGACGCGGACGATCACCATCCGGACAGAGGTGGCCAATCCCGAACACAAGCTCAAACCCGGGATGTTCGCCTCCGTCAGGATCCAATTGAACGGCGATGGACAAGTCCTGGCCGTTCCCGCCGAGGCCGTTCTCGAGGAAGGAGATGCGCGGGTCGTTTTCGTCAAACGGGAGGGCGAGTTCGCCCCCCGTGTGATCCGAACCGGCATCAAGGAAGACGGCTTTCTGGAAGTTCTGGACGGGCTGGAACCGGGAGATGTCGTCGTCACCCGCGGTCATTTCCAGTTGAAGTCGAAGCTTCTCGACGATGTTCTGATGTCGTCGGGCCATACCCATTGA